A genomic region of Dreissena polymorpha isolate Duluth1 chromosome 4, UMN_Dpol_1.0, whole genome shotgun sequence contains the following coding sequences:
- the LOC127878442 gene encoding uncharacterized protein LOC127878442, giving the protein MSVLEALTNNKVPQLANALQRISTNLNVTLQWIPAHCGVAGNEDADQLAKQGAQLDQPPVQVSYKEKVTIIKSLTRPRQEADAYHLLSRAEQVIMVRLRSGHYRLNAHMHKKYRLAPSPTCPCGTEDQTAEHILQRCKRHDQERATKWPQDTTLHQKLYGDVDDLRRTTSFIEKTGVIV; this is encoded by the coding sequence ATGTCTGTATTAGAAGCCCTGACCAACAACAAGGTTCCTCAGCTTGCAAATGCCTTACAAAGAATCAGCACCAACCTAAACGTGACCCTCCAGTGGATCCCAGCACACTGTGGAGTGGCCGGAAATGAAGATGCTGACCAACTGGCAAAACAAGGTGCTCAGTTAGATCAGCCACCTGTGCAAGTAAGCTACAAGGAGaaagttaccatcattaaatcacTTACCCGGCCAAGACAAGAGGCAGATGCATATCATCTCCTAAGCAGGGCAGAGCAAGTGATAATGGTCAGACTCCGATCAGGGCACTACCGACTCaatgcacacatgcataaaaaatacaGACTGGCCCCGTCACCGACCTGTCCGTGTGGCACAGAAGACCAAACAGCTGAACACATCCTCCAAAGATGTAAACGTCACGACCAGGAGCGAGCTACAAAGTGGCCCCAGGACACAACCCTCCATCAGAAACTTTATGGAGACGTGGATGACCTGAGACGGACCacatcatttattgaaaaaaCTGGTGTGATCGTGTAG